The DNA window CTCCAGCCCCGCCCCTAGGCTCACCAGCAGGCTCCCCGTGCTGAGCGTGGCGGACCGGTTCGGATCGGCGAGAACGTCGTCAAAATGGGCCGAGCCGTCGTCCCCAATGTTGAGCAGGAGGCCGCCCGCCCCGACGCCCGCCGTTGGGAACGCGCGCAGCCGAGGGGTCGGCTCAATCCAATACCCCAGCGACAACAGCCCGTACCCGCCCCCGAGAAAGACATCCCGTCCCTCAAACCCCTGGCTTGGGGCGAGAAGGCCGTTTAGCTCGGCCCCCAGCAGAATACGGCCCGCCACGACACGGTACGTGCCTCCGCCGATGGACAGCAGCTCTGTGGAGAAGGTCGGGTAGCTGTTGGCGGACAGGCGGTTGTTGAGCGGCCCAAGATCAGTTCCGCTCACGCCGATGGCAACGTAGCTGCGCTCTTCGGGCCTCTCGCCCGCATTCGCCGTGGGCCCGTCCTGCGCGACCGCCGGGGGAGCGGCGGCAGCCAGCAGAAGGCCCCCGAAGAGGAGCGCCTGGGCGGAGAGAAGGAGGGAGCGCGGGCATGCGGACGAGCGGGCAGGGGAGGTCTTCCAGTACATCAGCACGGAGGCATCTGTGACCAGCTGTTGAGACAGAGAGAAGCGACCGACGCCCACGCCCGGACCGGCAAATGCAATTCGCTGCCGAGGGGACCGGTGCCGAAGTCCCCAGTCCCGAATCCTTGAGCCCGTCGCTTCCTCGCGGGAAGTCATTCGGCACGAAGGAGGCGAAGGTTCGCCTATTTTATTAAAAGAAGACCCTTTTATCATCTTTATTACGCTTGCGGATCGGGGATGTGGCTCTGCAGTGCCAACGGCCGAGGAGGCGTTCGGGATGGTGACGGGGCGGCGTCTAGAACAGACGAGCAGACCCTGTCTCGTCTGCTGGGGGGACGGTGTGCCTGCCTGGGCGAAAACCGAAGCGGTCGGCCCGCGACGAGTCGCCTTCGGAAGGGGCACTGAACGGCCCATCAGCGTCTTGCGTCCCGCCGGTCGCTACCCGTCCGGGTCCGGGTCGTCGTTTTCGGGGACATCGGGTGCGCCGTCCGTGTCGCCCGGACGGTCCCGAAATGGAGACCCATCCTCCAGATCTGCAGGGGAATTCGGGCCGTCGAGGGGCTCCAGCGAACGGGCACCCGGGGGGCGTTTGCTGACCGAGTCGGTCAGAGACTGTCGGGCGGCATGCTTCGACGGGCGGCCGCTGACCCGCTCGCGCCAGAGCTTCCAACTCGACCGCTT is part of the Salinibacter ruber DSM 13855 genome and encodes:
- a CDS encoding TIGR03643 family protein; protein product: MGVQSDHDLSDEDVSHVIGMAWKDDVPFEAIEARYGLDEEAVIALMRDRLKRSSWKLWRERVSGRPSKHAARQSLTDSVSKRPPGARSLEPLDGPNSPADLEDGSPFRDRPGDTDGAPDVPENDDPDPDG